ATGTCGCTCAAGGTCGGGTGGTGGAAGCAAGCGTGGGAGACAGACGTACCGAAGCGGACTACCTCAAGCATATTCAACAGTTGATCGCCACAGACCCCAAGGCCCTAAAATGGCATCTGGTGATGGATTGCTTAAATATTCATCAATCTGAATCATTGGTGCGATTTGTGGCACAAACCGAGGGCTTGGAGATCGATTTGGGACTCAAAGGGGAGTCTGGCATTCTCAAATCCATGCAAACTAGGGCAGATTTCTTGCGTAACCCCAGCCATCAGATCGTGTTTCACTTCACCCCCAAGCATTGTTCCTGGTTAAATCAGATTGAAATCTGGTTCAGTATCTTGGTGCGTAAATTGCTTAGACGAGCAGACTTTGCGAGTAAGGCGCAACTCAAAACTCGTATTCTTGAGTTCGTGGATTACTTCAACCGCACCATGGCAAAACCATTCAAATGGACTTATCAAGGCAAAGCACTGAAACAGTGACTAAGGGTGGGTAGACTCACGCCTGGTTCTACTAGTGCCATTTTTATGGACTCAGATCTAAGTCAAGCTAATTTACGAGGAGCCGATTTTAGCAGGGCAAACCTTATTCGAACAAGACTAGATCAAGCTGACTTAACAGGTGCCTGTTTAACTGGAGCATTTATTCAGGATTGGGGTATTAAAACGACAACTAAGTTTTCTGGCGTTAAATGTGAATATGTTTATATGCGACTGCCAACTAGGGAAAATCCAGATCCCTTGAGAAAGCCAGACAACAGAAATGAAATCTTTGCAGAAGGTGACTTTGAGGATTTCATCAAGCCGTTAACTGACACACTCGACCTCTACCACAACCAAGGGGTTGACCCACGAGCTATTGCGATCGCTTTCAAAAATTTGGTAGAAGACAACCCAGAAGCCGAGCTGGAAATTGTGGCACTGGAGAAGCGGGGTAAAGATAAATTCCTACTGCGTGCTAAAACTGCTCCAGGGATAAATAAGTCAGATCTGAGCCAAGCATATTTTGAAGACTACAATCAACTCAAGGCTTTACCAGCAAATCATCCCTTGAGACTACTACTTGATGAGAAAGACGATCGCATTCGTAGTTTAGAAAATATGGTAGAAACGGCTCTCAAGCAGCCCAAATTTTATACAGAGAACTATCATCATCGAGGAGATGTCATGCCAGAAAATAGCGGAGTCAATATTAATGCTGGTGGCAATATTGGCGACATTAGCGGTTTAGTCGGTGGTGATGTCAGTGGTGTTATGAGCCTCGGTGAGATTAGCGGCAATGTCACCAACACCATCAATCAACTACCCGCTTCCCCACAACCTGATGAACCTGGCATCAAAGAATTGCTAGAACAACTGCACCGAGCCATTGAAAGTGCTGACGACCTCAAACCTGAAGACAAAGCCGAAGCGCTGAAGCAAGTGCAAGCCTTAGCCGAAGCAGGAAAAGATCCCGCAGAACCTGAGAAGAAAAATGGAGCGAAATCAGCGATCAGGTGGCTCAAGGGGATGTTAACCGAACTCGCCGAACCCAGCGCGATCGTGCAACTTTGCAAACACGTATTGCCCCAAATCGCTGGCATCTTTGGTCTATAAGGCGAAATTGAGGCGATCGCGCCCTTACACCGACCGTAACCCCACCAAAATCAGTTCAATCGGTAGAATGGGGAAAAATGCGTAGACAGGCAAATTGCATGATTCCTACCGTTATTGAACCCTCTGGACGTGGCGATCGCGCCTTTGACATCTACTCTCGGCTACTACGGGATCGGATCATCTTCTTAGGCACCGCCATCGACTCTGATGTCGCCAACCTGATCGTGGCTCAGTTGCTCCTGTTGGACGCAGAAGACCCAGAAAAAGACATTTACCTCTACATCAACTCCCCCGGCGGTTCTGTCACCGCTGGTATGGGCATTTACGACACCATTAAGCACATCCGAGCTGATGTTTCCACCATCTGTCTCGGTTTGGCAGCTAGCATGGGCGCGTTTCTGCTCAGCGCGGGCACCAAAGGCAAGCGGGTCAGCCTTCCCCACTCCCGGATCATGATTCACCAACCTCTTGGTGGTGCTCAAGGCCAAGCTACCGATATCGAAATTCAGGCTAAGGAAATCCTTTACCACAAGCAACGCCTGAACGAGATGCTGGCTGAGCACACCGGACAACCTTTGGAGAAAATCGCCGAAGATACCGAGCGCGACTTCTTCATGTCAGCCCATGAGTCTAAGGAGTACGGCCTGATTGACCAAGTGATCGAGCGCCGTCCCTCGGCTCAAAACCCGATCGCTGCGGTGAACTAACGCTTTCCTCTACAAATCCCCCCTTTTTAAGGGGGGTAGAGGGTTCAAAACGGAGATTCGTTGGGAGAGGGTTGCGATCGCAAGTATTCCAAGAACTCCAACAACTCCTCGTCGGTAAGGTGTTGACGCGATCGCTTGCCATAGGTGCGTTGCAAGTGGGTACGACCTTGCACGTCAGTCCAGCCTAAACGCTTAATTTCCACACTGGTTTGGGCGATCGCTTCCGACAAATCCATTGGTTCTCGACTGCGTTCGGGCGGTGCTGGTTCTGGCACCCCTTCACGAGCCTTGACTGCACTCTTGCCGTTGCGCCCATTGCTACGAGGTGCAGGTTGCACTTCTGGGTGGCTAGGAACAACAGGTTCAGCGATCGCCGCCGTATCTATATCAATATCTGTATAAGAGTCTCGATAAGAATCTGTATAGGTGTGATCGAATAGCTCGCCCGAAAAGTCACCTGAGAAAGTAGAAGCGGGTTCTGGCGCGATCGCCGGAATTCCCAGTGCTGATTCTGGTAACGGCTGAGGTCTTTGCGATTGGGCTGAGAGCTGCCTAACTTCTCGGTAGTTACCTACATCAGCCAAGCGAGGTTGGGGCGAAAACTCCCCTTCGCTCTGGTGATTGGTCATTAAGTGCACCTGCACCTCATAAGCTGAGGGAGAAACAGGGGGCTGGGGTGGCTGTGGAGCTTGAATACCTAACACTTCCAAAGCCCGCAATCTAGCGCGATCTTCTGCCACTTCAAGGCTGGTAGCTGCTGCCATCCCGGTGGCTAGAACGTTGCCGCCCATCTGAACTGAAGCTTTGACAATGTAGTTGTCTCCCCGAATGTCTAGCAAGTCAGCCGTCAAGCTACCCATCGGATAACGAGCTTGAAACTGTGACAAAGCCAACGACTGCCCAGACCGCTCAGCTAGCGGTGCAGCATCAGGTTGATTAATATGGCTGAGTTCAAAGCGTGGGGAATTCGCAGAACCGCTTCCATTTTGATCCCTGGGGTTATGCATTGCAGCACCGGGAGTCTGATATCGCAGGGCTAAGTTAACCCCAAACACGTCCATTTTATGCGTGGTTTGCCTCAATTGCACCTTAACTTTATCTGGGTAAACTAAGTGAGTGGGTTGATGGATGTCAGGCGTTGTCTAAGAGAACTTTTGACTCGCGGTTTCTATCGCGCCCATTCGCGGATCTGTCTGGGTGGTTTAGTGTAACCTGCAAGAGGGATCTCTGAATAGAGGGTGGTGGATAGAACCGAATCTCTAACCCAAAGGGGATACGGCAGCAGATCAAGTTAAGCGCTAAGCTAAGAGAATAAGCAATAATTCTTAATAACCTGTCCGACTCGCTTGGCTTCAGCTGAAAGTATTCCCAATTGCTCACTTTTTCAAAAATCTATTAATGCTAGACCACTTGTTAAACACTCCGATGAACTTTGGGTACGACACCCTCTTGCTCTTACCAGTCTTGGTGGTGCTAGAAGCAGTTCTGTCAGCCGATAACGCGATCGCCCTGGCTGCGATCGCTCAAGGACTGGAGGGAAGTACCTTGCAACGTCGAGCGCTTAACCTGGGTTTGGTCTGTGCCTTTGTCTTGCGCGTAGTCCTGATTCTGACCGCAACCTGGGTGACGAAGTACTGGCAATTTGAGTTGGCGGGTGCCGCCTACTTGCTGTGGTTGGTGTTTCAGTATTTCAGCACTCCAGAAGACAGTGAGAATGCTCATCATGGCCCCCGCTTTGCCACACTTTGGCAAGCCATTCCGGTCATTGCCTTCACCGATTTAGCGTTCTCTTTAGATAGTGTGACGACAGCGATCGCGATCTCCAAAGAAACCTGGCTAGTCATTACAGGTGGCTTAATTGGAGTGATTGCGCTGCGGTTTATGGCGGGTCTATTTATTCGCTGGCTAGACGAGTTCACACATCTAGAAGATGCAGGCTACGTTACTGTCGCTTTAGTTGGCTTGCGATTGTTGTTGCGAGTGATTAATGAAGCCCTGGTGCCGCCAGAGTGGTTGATGATTAGTGCGATCGGCCTACTATTCCTCTGGGGTTTCTCTGAGAAAGCCGAACCAGAGGTGGAAGTGAGTAGTGAAGCCGTTGAAGTGCGATCGCCAAGCGAAGTGAAAAAATAACGACATAGTAGACCTTCTGCACTGGCCCCTCAGTCCCCCAATACTGGGGGAAGCAAGAATGTATTTCCCCCCAGTATTGGGGGGATAGGGGGGATAGGCTCAAGGCTGGGGGTTAGGGCTTTATTCGCGAGTCCAGGGCATGAGAGTAGGTTCCCAGTTCGCGATTTCTTCCTCTTTGAACCAGAGGGCAATTTCTCGTTGAGCCGTTTCGATCGCGTCGGAACCGTGGATTAGGTTGCGGCCAATGTTGACCCCGAAGTCACCACGAATCGTACCAGGCTCAGCAGCGAGGGGGTTGGTGGCACCAATGATTTTACGAGCCGAAGAAACTACGCCTTCGCCTTCCCATACCATTGCCACCACGGGGCCAGAAGTGATGAACTCGACGAGGCCAGCGAAGAAGGGTCTTTCCTTGTGGACATCGTAGTGCTGCTCGGCCAACTCGCGGCTCACATTGAGGATCTTGAGGCCCACTAGGGTGAAGCCTTTGGTTTCAAAGCGACGAATGATTTCACCGACTAATTTCCGCTGCACACCGTCGGGCTTAATTGCCAAAAATGTCCGTTCCAAGGGGTACTCCTGATATTTCATCAACTGTTACAAAGTCCAGATTACCCCAGAAAGTCTCTGCCAGAAGGTGAGGCTGAAAGTGCGCTAGATGATCATTTAGCATCAGATGAATGCGCTAGACTGGCATTCGAAGTAAAGTCTGATTTTGCCAGCAGCGAGTCAAGATCAGGCTTTTCTTTATGTCTAGAAGGATACTCAGAGGGAAGGCAGGATGGGTGGACGGCCAGCAGCGAAAATGGGGAAGGGTGCTAATAATGGAGCCAACAAAACTCAGCTAGAAAGCAGTCATGCTGGGCCAGAACTAGAACCTTTGGGTTTAGCGAAGCCAACAGAAACTTTGAATCTCCGTAAATCTTGGACGATTGAAGATAGCGAAGAACTCTATCGCATTCAAGGTTGGGGTGAACCTTACTTTTCCATTAATGCTGCGGGCCACATTACGGTGTCTCCCAAAGGCGATCGCGGCGGCTCTTTAGATTTGTTTGAGCTGGTGAATGCTCTCAAGCTGCGAAACCTTGGCTTACCGCTGCTGATTCGCTTCTCCGATATTCTGGAAGACCGCATTGAGCGCCTCAACGCTGCTTTTGGCAGGGCGATCGCTCGGTACAACTACCCAGGCACCTACCGAGGTGTGTTTCCGGTCAAGTGCAACCAACAACGGCACTTGGTCGAAAGCTTAGTCAAATTTGGTAAGCCGCATCAGTTTGGTTTGGAGGCAGGTTCCAAGCCTGAGCTGATGATTGCTTTAGCGACGTTGGACACCCCCGGCGCTTTGCTGATTTGTAACGGCTACAAAGACCGCGAGTATATTGAGACGGCAATTCTGGCGCAACGCTTGGGCCAAACCCCGATCATTGTGCTGGAGCAAGCAGAAGAAGTAGAGTTGGCGATCGCGGCAGGACGCAAACTGGGCATTCAACCGATTTTGGGCGTGCGGGCAAAGCTGAGTGCCAAAGGGATTGGACGCTGGGGCAGTTCAGCGGGCGATCGCGCCAAGTTTGGCCTCACCATCCCCGAAATTCTCCATGCAGTCGAGCAATTAAAAGCCGCTGATATGTTGGGTTCGTTGCAACTGCTGCACTTCCACATTGGTTCGCAAATTTCTTCGATCAATGTGGTCAAGGATGCGATTCGCGAAGCTAGCCAAATCTACGTGGAGTTGGCCCAGCTCGGAGCCGATATGAAATATATTGACGTGGGCGGCGGTCTGGGCGTGGACTACGACGGTTCTAAGACCAACTTCTACGCCTCCAAAAACTACAACATGCAGAACTACGCCAATGATGTAGTCGCGGAGATCAAAGAAACCTGTGCCGAACGCAATCTACCTGTACCCACCATTGTGAGCGAAAGTGGTCGAGCGATCGCCTCTCACCAATCTGTCTTGGTCTTCGATGTCTTGGGCACCAGCGAACCGCCGTCAGAAACGCCGAAACCCGCCCACGAAGACGAGCATTTGATTATTCGCAATCTCTACGACACCTACTCGGCCATTACTGCTGAGAATTACCAAGAGGCTTACCACGACGCGACGCAGTTCAAAGAAGAAGCGGTGAGTTTGTTTGGCTTTGGCTACGTTAGCCTGAGCGAGCGAGCGAGAGCTGAGCGCTTGTACTGGGCCTGCTGCGAGAAGATCTTGGAAGTTGCTCGCCAGCAAGATTATGTGCCGGATGATCTCGAAGATTTAGAGAAAATCATGGCCTCGATCTATTACATCAACTTGTCGGTGTTTCAGTCAGCCCCCGACAGTTGGGCGATCGATCAGCTCTTTCCCATCATGCCAGTTCATCGCTTGAATGAGGAACCGACTCGACGGGCCACGCTAGCGGATCTCACCTGTGACAGCGATGGCAAAATTGACCAGTTTATTGATCTGCGCGATGTCAAATCTGTTCTGGAGTTACATACCCTCAAACCAGGGGAGCCATATTACTTAGCCATGTTCCTGGGTGGGGCGTACCAAGAGATCATGGGCAATCTGCACAATTTGTTCGGCGACACCAACGCTGTGCATATCAGCCTCACGCCCAAAGGCTACCGGATTGAGCATGTGGTTAAGGGCGACACGATGCACGAAGTGTTGGGCTACGTCCAGTACGATGCCGAAGATTTAATCGAAAACATTCGCCAGCAAACCGAACATGCGCTGCAAGAAAAGCGAATCACGCTCGAAGAATCTCAACTGCTGCTGCAAAACTACGAGCGCAGCTTGAGCAGCTACACCTATCTCTCCTCCTGACAATTGCACAGGTTTGAACGGTAGGGTTCTGAGTTCCATCAGCTCCTTTAAACTTGCCACTCAACCAAATTGGCTCAGTAGAAATCCGGATTTGCAGAACCGCCCTTTGGAATCAAGAGGGGAAGTGCAACGTCCGGTTTCTCGGGTCTAGCTATCTATTTCACCTGTTGCGATCGCGCTTGGCACTTCATGAACAATTTGCAAAAGCTTCCGTCATTTCACGTAGAACGCTGACCTAAGCAAAATTTAGATCAACAGGAATAAAATCTCATGAAGACAACAGAGCGCTATAGCCTGATGTTCAAATTGGCTTGCGAAACTTTCAAATATTTCTTTCTCAGCTTGTTTACTTTTTCCATTTTTTGCATCGTCTTGGCGGGGCTGGGAGCTAATTCCCTCGTAGCGATTTTATTAACGGTAGTAGGTGGCTGGTTCTTGCGGGTTGCCGCGATCGCCCTCTGTTTCATGGCGAGTGCCATTATCTTTGAATCGTTGCGCTTTTAGCTTGCGTCGTGAATGCTAATGGGTTGCAGCAAGGGAAGCGCGATCGCCCTAGAAAATTAGCTCTTTCAAGCTCCCTGCCTCAAGACAGTGTTAAGAGTACCGGACTTTCGAGGAAACTGGGGGACAATAGCCCTAGCTGGACTTGGAGTTTGCTCGATCATGCGGCCCATTCGTACTTTCAATGTCTCTCCCTCCCTGCCTTCCCGTCTGGAACCTCTGCGGAAGTTGGCTTACAACCTTCATTGGGACTGGAACTTTGAAACGAAAGACTTATTCCGCCGTTTAGACCGAGACCTCTGGGAGTCTAGCCGTCACAACCCTGTGCTGATGCTTGGCACCATTAGCCAAGATCGCCTGCGTGAAGTAGCCGAAGACGAAGGATTTCTGGCTCATATGGAGCGGGCTGTCCGTCAACTAGATGGCTATGTGACTGAGCGGACTTGGTACCGTAAGCAAAAAGCTAAGGATCAACAAGCTTGCTACGCCTACTTCTCCGCAGAGTTTGGCCTCACCGATAGCCTTCCCATCTATTCAGGGGGATTGGGTGTTCTAGCCGGAGATCATCTTAAATCTGCGAGTGATTTGGGTTTACCCTTGGTTGCAGTAGGTTTGCTGTACCAAGAAGGGTACTTTGCCCAATACCTGAATGCGGATGGCTGGCAACAAGAGCGCTATCCCATCAACGACTTCTACAACATGCCGCTGGAGTTAGAATGCCATCCAGACGGCTCAGAGATCCGAATTTCTGTAGAGTATCCTGGTCGGACGGTCTATGCCAGAGTGTGGCGGGTGCAGGTAGGCACAGTGCCACTTTATTTGCTTGACACCAACATTGAACCGAACAGCCCCTACGACCACGACATCACCGATGAGTTGTATGGTGGCGACATCGATATGCGAATTCACCAGGAAATGATGCTGGGCATTGGTGGCGTTCGCATGTTGGAAGCTTTAGGGCTGAAGCCGACCGTTTACCACATGAACGAGGGACACTCGGCGTTTCTGGCTTTGGAGCGGATTCGCAAGATGATTCAAGCAGATGGTTTGACCTTCACTGAAGCGAGCCAAGTGGCCCAGTCTACTCAGGTGTTTACGACACACACGCCTGTTGCGGCAGGAATTGACCTGTTTCCGCCAGACAAGATCATGCATTATCTGGGGCGCTACGCTGAAATTTTTGGCTTTCCTAGAGAAGAGTTTCTTGCCCTTGGTCGGGAGAATACGGGCGATTTCTCCTCACCTTTCAGCATGGCGATCCTAGCAATCAAGATGGCGACCTTTATTAATGGCGTTAGTCAATTGCATGGGGAAGTTTCTCGCCACATGTTCCAAAGCTTGTGGACCAATTTTCCGCTCAAGGAACTGCCCATTACTGCCATTACCAATGGGGTTCATGCTCGGAGTTGTGTCGCCAAGCCTACTCAAGAGCTATACGATCGCTACCTCGGCCCTAGTTGGTCAGATGCGCCGCCCGATCATCCGCTGTGGGACCGGGTGGAGTCGATTCCTGATGAGGAACTTTGGCGTAACCACGAACGCTGCCGCTCAGAATTGGTGGTGTTTGTGCGCGATCGCCTGCAAAAAAATGTCCGCGATCGCGGTGGTTCCCTGAGCGAGTTAGCGCAAGCTCAAGAGGTGCTCGACCCCACCGTTCTCACCATTGGCTTTGCCCGTCGCTTTGCTACTTACAAGCGGGCCAGTTTGTTCCTCCGTAATTTGGAGCGCATTAAAGAAATTTTGCAGGGCGGCTCTAAGCATCGGGCGGTGCAATTTGTGATCGCAGGTAAAGCGCATCCCAAAGATATTCCGGGTAAAGAGCTGATTCGCCAAATTGTTCACTTCATTCGCGCAGAAGGCATGAGCCGCCATGTGGTGTTCATCCCTGACTACGACATTCATGTGGCTCGGCTAATGGTGGCAGGTTGTGATGTGTGGCTGAATACGCCTCGCCGACCTCGTGAAGCTTCGGGTACTAGCGGCATGAAAGCGGCGATGAATGGCTTGCCCAACCTCAGCATCTTGGATGGTTGGTGGGATGAAGCCGATTACGTTAAAACAGGCTGGCCGATTGGGCACGGGGAAGACTACGAAGACCCCAACTACCAAGATGATGTGGAAGCTAATGCCCTCTACGATCTGTTAGAGCAACAGATTGTGCCGCTGTTCTACGATCGCGATGCCGACGGATTGCCGCGTGGTTGGATTGCCAAGATGAAACATGCGATCCAACTTAACTGTCCTCGGTTCAATACCGCTCGAATGGTGCGTGATTATGCCATGCAGGCTTACTTTCCAGCTAGCGATCGCCACCGCGCAATGGTAGAAAACCAATATGCCGCTGCTAAAGAGCTATCCCACTGGAAAGCGCACCTGTTTGAGCATTGGTACGACATGAAGATTGAGGATATTGATATCTCTCAACCTGCGGATATTCAGGTCAACCAAACCATTAGCGTCAAGGCTCGTCTGAATTTGGGAGCTTTAACCCCCGCTGATGTACAGGTGGAACTGTATCAAGGTGCAGTCAACGCCGAAGGTGAGATCGCCGAGGGTGTGCCTGTGGTCATGGAATACCAAGGTCAAGACCCCAACCAGCACAGCATCTACACGGTTGATGTCAGTTACTCCAGTAGTGGCTTACAAGGGTTATCTCTGCGAGTGCTACCCAAAAACGAATACCTCAGCAGTCCTTATGAGCCAGGGTTGATTCTCTGGGCAGAAGCGTAGGGACTACAATGTAGCCCGATTCGCGATCGCCTAAAACCAAATTTCGCTCTAGTCCCCAGTACCACCAATGAGCAACGACATAGGCACAAATTAAAGCGTCCAGTTGATCTTCCACAGCTTTCATCTCTGTACCTTTGCTGGGAATTTCTGGAATTGTGGTTGGGTTTGGTAGAGATAAGCTTGGTTCCAAGGTGGGCAAGTCTTGCAGAATGTGCTGACGTAGTTTCAGTAGTTCTAGTCGGCGATCGCTCAGCTTACCTTTCTTGTATTTCAAAATCTGCGACAAGCCAAACAGGTAGATCATCGCTGGATGGGGAAACACTTCAATTTGGTACCGTCCTAGTTGTTGCGCTGTTAGGGCTGACGCATGAGCAAACCCTCGCGCCTCTAGCCTCAGACCAAAAGCCACGGTTCTTTCGGCAAACGGTAAACCCAAATTAGCAGGATAGCAGCCTGCATGATATCGCCCAAAATGCCTGTGAGTCAGGCGATCGGGCAGGCGCATCCCTGTTGCATTGGGAATTAAGGTGGGGGCATCTACAGCGACCATTACGTCTGTGTCATTCGGTGCCCAATGGTCTACCCAAGCCAAAACATCAGCGATCGCTTCCAACCGCTTTAAATTCCGTAGATGTAGTTTGCCATCTTGCCATTCTAGACAACACAGACCTGTAGGCTGCGATCGCCACCCCAAGTCAACTCCTAAAAATTTCATTACTCTAGATTAACTAGTCAAGGTTGAGGTAGGGCGGGTGAGCGATCATCGACGTTACTATACTCAAAGCGAAATCTCTGAAAATCCGCCACCTTGAGGGCACATGCTCACCGTCCACCATCTCAACGTCTCTCAGTCCGAGAGAGTAATCTGGCTACTCGAAGAACTAGAGTTGCCATACGAGCTAAAAGTATACCAGCGCGATCCATCTACTCAATTTGCGCCAGAAAAACTGCGCTCCATTCATCCCCTTGGGAGTGCGCCTGTGCTTTGTGATGGTGAAGTTGTGCTGGCTGAGTCTGGAGCCATCCTTGAGTATGTGCTGGCTCGCTACGGAGATGGACGGCTCACAGTACCAGTCACAGCGCCTCAATACCCTGACTATTTGTACTGGTTCCACTATGCCAACGCCAGTCTCATGAATCAGATGAGCCTGCACTGGATCGCGACAATGGCTACGGGTGCAGATAGTAGCTCTCCACTGCTACCCATGCTCCAAGAACGGCGCGATCGCCACCTGCAATGGGTCGAAACTCGCCTATCCCAAGTACCCTACTTTGCGGGTGATGAGTTCACAGCAGCTAACATCATGATGCACTTTCCCTTCAGCACCATGAAAGCCTTCTATAACGTAGGTCTTGACAACCGCCCTAACATTCAAGCGTGGCTTGCGAGAATCAGTCAGCGTGCTGGCTATCAGCGTGGAATGAAGGCAGCCGGACACGATCGCGACCCAGCATTGGAGGGGGGCGAAACGCGACAGGTACTTTAAAGTAGTGTGCTACGGCGGTTAGGGCGGAGCGGGCGATCGTGTCCGGCTGCTACTCAAAGCGAAAAGTAAAGAAAATAATTGAAGGACACGGCAAAGCCATGTCCCAGTCATACCCGGCTGAAGGAATTAGGAGTCAATCTCAAGTTAAAAAGTTTGACGTCCACCTATGGCTTTAACGATAACGACCCTGAAGAGCTTAGGTTGTTATTAATACTACATATTGAAAAAATTCTAGTTAGGAATAGCGATTGCCTGCTAAAAATTAGTGTTTATGCTGGTATCGACTAAAAGCAGGCCCATAAGCAGCCAACAGATTTTGCGGGGATAAAGCGACCTCTGGTTGTCCATGACAAATGAGGCGTTGATTGACACACAACACGCGATCGCAATGGCGACTGACCATATCTAAATCGTGAGACACCTGTAGCACAGTCCACTGTTGTTCTTGCTTAAGTTCATGCAACAAGGCGTAAAAGTCGGCCTCCCCCTGAGCATCCACTCCTGCAAAGGCTTCATCCAACACCAAAAGTTTGCGAGGCATTACGAGACAGTAAGCTAGCAACACTCGCTTCAGTTGTCCGGTGCTGAGGGTGCCAATGGGCCGCTGGCGCAGGTGATAGGCATCCACTCGTTGTAGGGCTTGAGCGATCGCGACTTGTCGTCTTTGCTGGCGATCGCGTTTCATGACCAGAGCTTCTAGGCTCCGTCTCCAGGCTTGGACTTGTTTGGCTGGGGAGGTTTCAATTGGCAAATCAACCCAGCCTAGCCTTACCAGCTCACTCACCGAAATCGGAAAGCTGCGATCGAAGACAAAATTTTGTGGCACATAACCAATCTGGTGCCG
This region of Trichocoleus desertorum NBK24 genomic DNA includes:
- a CDS encoding transposase, which codes for MGERTVSVDEMTAIQATERKSVTQAMRPGKRERREFEYIRHGTQTLIASFDVAQGRVVEASVGDRRTEADYLKHIQQLIATDPKALKWHLVMDCLNIHQSESLVRFVAQTEGLEIDLGLKGESGILKSMQTRADFLRNPSHQIVFHFTPKHCSWLNQIEIWFSILVRKLLRRADFASKAQLKTRILEFVDYFNRTMAKPFKWTYQGKALKQ
- the clpP gene encoding ATP-dependent Clp endopeptidase proteolytic subunit ClpP, translating into MRRQANCMIPTVIEPSGRGDRAFDIYSRLLRDRIIFLGTAIDSDVANLIVAQLLLLDAEDPEKDIYLYINSPGGSVTAGMGIYDTIKHIRADVSTICLGLAASMGAFLLSAGTKGKRVSLPHSRIMIHQPLGGAQGQATDIEIQAKEILYHKQRLNEMLAEHTGQPLEKIAEDTERDFFMSAHESKEYGLIDQVIERRPSAQNPIAAVN
- a CDS encoding TerC family protein → MNFGYDTLLLLPVLVVLEAVLSADNAIALAAIAQGLEGSTLQRRALNLGLVCAFVLRVVLILTATWVTKYWQFELAGAAYLLWLVFQYFSTPEDSENAHHGPRFATLWQAIPVIAFTDLAFSLDSVTTAIAISKETWLVITGGLIGVIALRFMAGLFIRWLDEFTHLEDAGYVTVALVGLRLLLRVINEALVPPEWLMISAIGLLFLWGFSEKAEPEVEVSSEAVEVRSPSEVKK
- the ndk gene encoding nucleoside-diphosphate kinase; amino-acid sequence: MERTFLAIKPDGVQRKLVGEIIRRFETKGFTLVGLKILNVSRELAEQHYDVHKERPFFAGLVEFITSGPVVAMVWEGEGVVSSARKIIGATNPLAAEPGTIRGDFGVNIGRNLIHGSDAIETAQREIALWFKEEEIANWEPTLMPWTRE
- the speA gene encoding biosynthetic arginine decarboxylase, coding for MGGRPAAKMGKGANNGANKTQLESSHAGPELEPLGLAKPTETLNLRKSWTIEDSEELYRIQGWGEPYFSINAAGHITVSPKGDRGGSLDLFELVNALKLRNLGLPLLIRFSDILEDRIERLNAAFGRAIARYNYPGTYRGVFPVKCNQQRHLVESLVKFGKPHQFGLEAGSKPELMIALATLDTPGALLICNGYKDREYIETAILAQRLGQTPIIVLEQAEEVELAIAAGRKLGIQPILGVRAKLSAKGIGRWGSSAGDRAKFGLTIPEILHAVEQLKAADMLGSLQLLHFHIGSQISSINVVKDAIREASQIYVELAQLGADMKYIDVGGGLGVDYDGSKTNFYASKNYNMQNYANDVVAEIKETCAERNLPVPTIVSESGRAIASHQSVLVFDVLGTSEPPSETPKPAHEDEHLIIRNLYDTYSAITAENYQEAYHDATQFKEEAVSLFGFGYVSLSERARAERLYWACCEKILEVARQQDYVPDDLEDLEKIMASIYYINLSVFQSAPDSWAIDQLFPIMPVHRLNEEPTRRATLADLTCDSDGKIDQFIDLRDVKSVLELHTLKPGEPYYLAMFLGGAYQEIMGNLHNLFGDTNAVHISLTPKGYRIEHVVKGDTMHEVLGYVQYDAEDLIENIRQQTEHALQEKRITLEESQLLLQNYERSLSSYTYLSS
- the glgP gene encoding alpha-glucan family phosphorylase encodes the protein MRPIRTFNVSPSLPSRLEPLRKLAYNLHWDWNFETKDLFRRLDRDLWESSRHNPVLMLGTISQDRLREVAEDEGFLAHMERAVRQLDGYVTERTWYRKQKAKDQQACYAYFSAEFGLTDSLPIYSGGLGVLAGDHLKSASDLGLPLVAVGLLYQEGYFAQYLNADGWQQERYPINDFYNMPLELECHPDGSEIRISVEYPGRTVYARVWRVQVGTVPLYLLDTNIEPNSPYDHDITDELYGGDIDMRIHQEMMLGIGGVRMLEALGLKPTVYHMNEGHSAFLALERIRKMIQADGLTFTEASQVAQSTQVFTTHTPVAAGIDLFPPDKIMHYLGRYAEIFGFPREEFLALGRENTGDFSSPFSMAILAIKMATFINGVSQLHGEVSRHMFQSLWTNFPLKELPITAITNGVHARSCVAKPTQELYDRYLGPSWSDAPPDHPLWDRVESIPDEELWRNHERCRSELVVFVRDRLQKNVRDRGGSLSELAQAQEVLDPTVLTIGFARRFATYKRASLFLRNLERIKEILQGGSKHRAVQFVIAGKAHPKDIPGKELIRQIVHFIRAEGMSRHVVFIPDYDIHVARLMVAGCDVWLNTPRRPREASGTSGMKAAMNGLPNLSILDGWWDEADYVKTGWPIGHGEDYEDPNYQDDVEANALYDLLEQQIVPLFYDRDADGLPRGWIAKMKHAIQLNCPRFNTARMVRDYAMQAYFPASDRHRAMVENQYAAAKELSHWKAHLFEHWYDMKIEDIDISQPADIQVNQTISVKARLNLGALTPADVQVELYQGAVNAEGEIAEGVPVVMEYQGQDPNQHSIYTVDVSYSSSGLQGLSLRVLPKNEYLSSPYEPGLILWAEA
- a CDS encoding DUF429 domain-containing protein encodes the protein MKFLGVDLGWRSQPTGLCCLEWQDGKLHLRNLKRLEAIADVLAWVDHWAPNDTDVMVAVDAPTLIPNATGMRLPDRLTHRHFGRYHAGCYPANLGLPFAERTVAFGLRLEARGFAHASALTAQQLGRYQIEVFPHPAMIYLFGLSQILKYKKGKLSDRRLELLKLRQHILQDLPTLEPSLSLPNPTTIPEIPSKGTEMKAVEDQLDALICAYVVAHWWYWGLERNLVLGDRESGYIVVPTLLPRESTLAHKDC
- a CDS encoding glutathione S-transferase family protein; this translates as MLTVHHLNVSQSERVIWLLEELELPYELKVYQRDPSTQFAPEKLRSIHPLGSAPVLCDGEVVLAESGAILEYVLARYGDGRLTVPVTAPQYPDYLYWFHYANASLMNQMSLHWIATMATGADSSSPLLPMLQERRDRHLQWVETRLSQVPYFAGDEFTAANIMMHFPFSTMKAFYNVGLDNRPNIQAWLARISQRAGYQRGMKAAGHDRDPALEGGETRQVL